Part of the Henckelia pumila isolate YLH828 chromosome 2, ASM3356847v2, whole genome shotgun sequence genome is shown below.
TTGATAGCCTCTCATACCATTTTCAGTTTTTATGCATTTCTCTGAAAGCTATTAACTGTATTTTGATTTCAACATTACAGGACGAAAAATCTTTAATTTGGATTTCTAGTAGTGGTGAAAGAAATTTGAAGTTAGCTTcagtatcaagaattattccTGGACAAAGAACTGTAAGATTGGAAACTAATCTCATGTTTCTGATTGTCTTTATTTAGTTATATGTTTATAACTGTACCaccaaaaagaaaataaaattgcaTGATCCTGAGAATTATTGTATGTGAAGTCAATTTAATGGATTTTACCAACTTGATTCCAGGCCGTATTCCAAAGATATTTGCGCCCTGACAAGGACTACTTATCGTTCTCGCTCATTTATAACAACGGGAAAAGATCCCTAGACCTGGTTAGTTAAATGTCAAGTttgtttttattgattgttataGTTTCAGTGTAGGAAATTTAGCTCTGCTCTCTTCTTATTTTGTTGCTAGATTTGCAAGGACAAAGTTGAGGCAGAGATCTGGATAGCTGGCCTCAAGTCATTGATATCTTCCGGACAAGCTGGACGCTCAAAAATTGATGGATGGAATGATGGAGGCCTCtattttgatgtaagttttgcaACCATTTGATGCAAACATGAATTTTTTTGGTTAATGTGTCAAAGTATGCTTATGGAAACTTGGATATGAATATCGTATTAGTTGGTATAATGCAGTACTTGGGGGTCAAAACTTTACTTCGAATCAATGTTCGGTGAATCTGGTACTTTCTTTGCGGTTAGAACTCCAATAGGGCAAACTTCTATTGCATGTTCTTCATTGTGCACTGTGCCACTGCATGAAACTTAAATATGCTTTGCAAATGAATTATTTATGTACTGATTTGGATATATAATTTTACACATAATAAATCAATCACCTAGTAAGGTAAAGAATCGGTGTACTGGAAggtagctttatcttttaagggCGTGGCATTTTTACCTGGATGGGTTTTGCCGATAATTAGATACCCTTTTCTGAGATTGGCTAATCTATATAATGGCATTTTCTATCTTGCTCAATAGTTATTTTTCTTGTAAAATGTTCCAGGACAACAAAGATTTGCCATCAAACAGTCCAAGTAACAGTTCCGTGAGTGCTGCACGAAAAGTTAGTTCATCCGAGATTTCAATTAGTTCAAATATAAGCAGTTCTCCAAAGAGCAGTAGCATAGATAATTCGGTCTATTCAGAAAGGTCACATGTGGCTTTGGATCAACCAATCATGCAAGTGAAAGGATCTGGTTCAGATGCTTTTCGTGTTAGCGTTTCTAGCGCCCCTAGTACGTCAAGTCATGGTTCTGCACCAGATGATTGTGATGCTTTAGGTGATGTGTATATATGGGGTGAGGTTATATGCGACAATGTCATAAAGGTTGGTCCAGAAAAGAATGCTAGTTCCATTAGCACAAAAGCTGATGTTCTGCTTCCCAGGCCGTTAGAGTGTAATGTTGTTCTGGACGTCCATCATATAGCTTGTGGGGTTCGGCATGCTGCTCTAGTCACTAGGCAAGGAGAGGTTTTTAGTTGGGGGGAAGAATCAGGTGGACGGCTCGGTCATGGAGTTGGGAAAGATGTTACTCAACCTCGTCTAGTGGAATCTCTGTCGTTTTGCAGTGTGGATTTAGTTGCATGTGGAGAGTTTCACTCTTGCGCTGTTACAATGAGTGGTGAACTTTACACATGGGGTGACGGTACTCATAAAGCTGGGCTCTTAGGTCATGGGACGGATGTCAGTCATTGGATACCCAAGCGAATTTCAGGGCCTCTCGAGGGACTTCAAGTTGCACTTGTTACTTGCGGTCCGTGGCATACAGCTTTAGTAACATCAACTGGACAGCTCTTCACTTTCGGAGATGGTACTTTTGGTGTTTTGGGACATGGAAATAGAGAAAGTGTTTCGTACCCGAGGGAGGTTGAGTCTGTCTCGGGATTGAGGACAATTACTGTTGCATGTGGAGTGTGGCATACTGCTGCTGTGGTTGAGGTTATTGTAACTCAGTCCAGTGCAAGTGTTTCATCAGGGAAACTGTTTACTTGGGGTGATGGTGATAAAAATCGCCTTGGTCATGGTGATAAGGAATCTCGGCTGAAACCTACTTGTGTGCCTGCTCTAATCGATCATAATTTTCAGAAAATTGCCTGTGGGCATAGTTTGACAGTCGGCCTAACGACGTCTGGTCGTGTTTTCACAATGGGAAGTTCAGTCTACGGTCAGCTCGGAAATCCTCAGTCAGATGGAAAGTTACCTTGTTTGGTCGATGACAAGCTTATTGGCGAATCTGTTGAAGAAATCGCTTGTGGTGCCTATCACTTGGCTGTATTAACTTCCAAAAACGAGGTATATACATGGGGTAAGGGTGCTAATGGGAGATTGGGCCATGGAGATGTAGAAGATAGGAAAACACCAGTTCTGGTTGAAGCATTGAAGGATAGACACGTTAAATTTCTAGCTTGTGGTTCGAATT
Proteins encoded:
- the LOC140880082 gene encoding PH, RCC1 and FYVE domains-containing protein 1-like; translated protein: MADLGSYGNADRDIEQALIALKKGAQLLKYGRKGKPKFYPFRLSTDEKSLIWISSSGERNLKLASVSRIIPGQRTAVFQRYLRPDKDYLSFSLIYNNGKRSLDLICKDKVEAEIWIAGLKSLISSGQAGRSKIDGWNDGGLYFDDNKDLPSNSPSNSSVSAARKVSSSEISISSNISSSPKSSSIDNSVYSERSHVALDQPIMQVKGSGSDAFRVSVSSAPSTSSHGSAPDDCDALGDVYIWGEVICDNVIKVGPEKNASSISTKADVLLPRPLECNVVLDVHHIACGVRHAALVTRQGEVFSWGEESGGRLGHGVGKDVTQPRLVESLSFCSVDLVACGEFHSCAVTMSGELYTWGDGTHKAGLLGHGTDVSHWIPKRISGPLEGLQVALVTCGPWHTALVTSTGQLFTFGDGTFGVLGHGNRESVSYPREVESVSGLRTITVACGVWHTAAVVEVIVTQSSASVSSGKLFTWGDGDKNRLGHGDKESRLKPTCVPALIDHNFQKIACGHSLTVGLTTSGRVFTMGSSVYGQLGNPQSDGKLPCLVDDKLIGESVEEIACGAYHLAVLTSKNEVYTWGKGANGRLGHGDVEDRKTPVLVEALKDRHVKFLACGSNYTTAICLHKWVSGAEQSQCSACRQAFGFTRKRHNCYNCGLVHCHACSSKKALRAALAPNPGKPYRVCDSCYVKLSKVAEASSNNRKNVIPRLSGENKDRLDKADLKLAKSAMSSNFDLIKQFDIKPAKPGKKAETFSLGRSSQVPSLFQPSLFQLRDAGMPTSIDVRRTVPKPIIAPSNVSSRSVSPFSRKASPPRSATPVPTTSGLSFSKNIGDSIKKTNEVLSHEVSKLRVQVESLRNRCEMQEQELQKSVKKVQEAMALAAEESAKCKAAKEVIKSLTAQLKDMAEKLPPGAYDPESLKLVYLPNGLEPNGVLYPGANGETNSRTNQISSSHLASHPRIDSTTSNGRQMPSEVLSGDAVRSNESNSQSEGIGLSTADRTNDGTNIRIPNGGGSVQANRSSVSEGVDTKESGPIPDGENGSRSGNSDVLGSASQIEAEWIEQYEPGVYITLVAFRDGTRDLKRVRFSRRRFGEHQAETWWSENREKVYERYNVRGTDKSSSRASERPVSPSSQI